From Pleurocapsa sp. PCC 7319:
TCTCGGCAACTGGAACTATTTCACTATTAAATGAACCAGAGGGCCAGTGAATTTGATATAGGTCAATATAGTCAGTTTTGAGATTGGTTAAAGAGCGATCGCAAGCCTCGATTACTTGGTCATATTGGAGGTGATTGGCAAATACTTTAGAAGCATAAACAACTCGATCGCGCACATCAGATAAAGCTTTGGCAACAATTTGTTCTGAATGTCCTTCACCATAAACTTCTGCGGTATCGATGGTAGTTATGCCAGTTTCGTAAGCAGCCCGAATTGCTTTGATGCTTTCCTCGTCTTCAATGCCGACCCACATTTTTTTACCCGCTTGCCAAGTACCCATGAGTATGGGAGTAATTTGGATATCCGATGTTCCGAGCGATCGCGTTTCCATATCTTTAATTTTTCTCTAAAAAGCTGGAGGGTGAGAGGTAATATAGCAATACGAACTTATATTAGGACACTCGTTACTCGTTACTCGTTACTCGTTACTCATTACTTACGAGCAATCAAATAAACTTGTCCTAACGTAACTTTGTACGGCTATATTTATCAGCTTATAGCAGTTTATCAAAAAAGCTTTTAGCTTTTAGCCTGGCTGCCTGACACATTATATTTGGATCCTGTTAATTAGTTCATCCGATCTTTTATAATTTTTGACATATGCCAAGCAGAATACCATATCCGAAGGTGTATCCTTTAGGGCAAGGGCACAATGTTCTTTAGGACGAATTACTTTACAGTCACCTCGTTTCAATTACCTTGTTCGCTTCCGTTCCTTTTTTGCCTGCTTTTTTTCTTGCTTCCGTTCCTTTTTTGCCTGCTTTTTTTCTCGCTTCCGTTCCTCTTTTGCCTGCTTTTTTTCTCGCTTCCGTTCCTCTCGCTCAAGTTCTTTCTCTCGTTTTAGATACTCTTTGTTAGATTCATATCCTGACTCTTTTTTTGTGTTGGAAGAATTAAGATAATCATCATTTTGAGAACTAACCTTTTGCTCAAATCCAGAATGGGGAACATCTTCATTCGCTTGTAAAATAACCTGTCGAGCTACACTTTGAATGCCTGTATGGGCAAAAAAGTTCGTACTTTGATCGACAAATGCAGCAACCAAATCAAAGCTGTCATCTGCCAACTCTACGATGTTACCGATCTGCGATGAAATAGATTGAGGTGTAACACCTGTTGAACTAACAAAATTACTCATCCAATCAGAAACAGTGTCAAACGTATTTTTGATCAAACCAAACTTATCACTGCTTGGAATCATCCCAGCTACAGTCTCAAAGGCAGGGCTTGCTTCAATTGCCTGCCTTCCTTCCCTGTTGAGAAATGATGTTACTTTTTGGACAAAATCTAGTCCTAATGGCAGTAGACCATCTAAGCATATTAAAGCAGCCATCCTCATCATGGCTGCTCCAGTGTAATGAGCGCGCAGCTCTGTAACGAACTCTTGAGGACTTAGAAGGGACAATCTTTTCATCTTGGAGTAGGCAATCAACTCAACCACAAGCTTTAAGCAAAGATCGACAGCCTGAAGCTGATCTGCTTTTGGTATTAGGTTATTAAGGAAGCTCAATATCCCTATTTTTTCACCTACTTTGTTGGCTAAAGCTGCTGTTCCAATTGCGACATCAATCTTGTCAATTGTTTGATAGAGCCAAACTGCATCTTGGTATCCATTACTATTATCATTATATATTTCTCGACAACGATCTCCAATAGCTGCAACTCGACTAGGATTCGTCTCTCCAGTAATTGTCATAATACTCTGCTCCGCTCCAGTTAAGTTTTCCCAGTCGACTGGAACAATGCGTTTCAAAGCATAAAGCATTTTAACTGTAATGTTGTCGGTTGGAAGCCGCTCGAGCAATTCAATAATATCGTTACTCATACTTTCTGCCATTATATTGATTGCAAGCTGTTGAATAATTGTAGCTAGTAGAACTTAGCGTATTTTACAATCCTCAGTTATCCCTCCCCATCCGAGCTTCACCGCTTCAATCCCGGCATACCGAGGACGATCCTTTTCTGACAACGAGTGGTAAAACTGTTGCATTTGTTTCTCTACTTGGAACGGATAGGGATTCATACCATCAGAAGTTGCTCACTGGTTTAGTTCAGCCTATCATTTCTCTGTCAATTTCTGGATCTTATTTAATCCATATTCCTTAGTCTATCTCGTCGCTAGATCCCACTGTCGAATAGTGCCATCCATACTACCGTTAGTTAGGGTTTGTTTATCTGGTGTTAAGGCGATCGCTCTAGTTTTATAGTCGTGACCTGACAAAACTCGAATACATTCTCCTGTATCGACATTCCAAATTTGATTGTGAGTATCTTGTTCAATATCAAATTCAATTGCTCTAACTATTTCCATTGGTCTTCTAGAGTTTTAAGTTACTGCTAGCTGAATATTTGATGGATAATCTGCACCAGAATAAATTGATAAGGTAATGATCTGCATTTCTATTAATCTAGATTCGGAAGGTAACTTGCCATTACCAGAATTAACAGGATAGGCAGGAAAACAGGCAGCACTGAGACTGAGACGTAAGCTATTTCCTTTGGAGATACACATACAAGTTGCTTGCAGAGGAATTTTGACTAGTGTAGGACTATTTTCTATTCCGCTCCGTTCAGGAACAAAAAATCGGCTATATCCTTGAGTGAAATTGAAAACTTTGCCATCAGGATGAACTTCAGACAAGACTGCACATAAATCAAAACTGGGTCGATCTGCTGTACAGTAAACTTCTACAGTTATTGCGCCAGTGATTTGTAAGGCTGAGTCTAGAGATGCAGAAGTATAGGTCAGAATATCGGAACGATAATCTAAAGTAGAACGATCAAATGAACCACCAGGATAGTTGGCGTGTCCCCCCAAAGCAGGAACTGGTCGCCAGGGGTCATGAACTAAAATATCGCAATTATTAGCGAATTCAGCTACTTGTTGGCTTAAATCAGTTTCTAATAAGTTTTTAGTAGATATAGATTCTGTTTCTTCTTTTTCCTTCTCTGCTTCGTATTCCAAAAGCATTCCGCTATCTTCTCGAATACTGGCTAAACCATCGCTAGCTAGGTAGTAAGTGGTACTGCAATCGGGAAAACGCTCAAATTCTCGCCATTGATTACTTCCCATTTCAAATAAACATATCGGCGATTCACTAAGCACTCCAGTATCTTTACCCTTAAGAAAATGATCGAACCAGCGTAGCTGAATTTCATCAATTGGGTTTTGCGCTTCTAGACCATAATCAATTGCACCTAGTTTTCTTCCCCAAGGGAGATGCGCCCAAGGACCCACTACAAGATGTTGTGCTTGTTTACTTCGGGCTGCCATTGCTCGATACAAATTTAATGTACCCCTTAAATAAGGATCGAACCAGCCACCGACGTGCAACATAGGAATATCTATATCTTGAAGCAAATACTTTGGCGATCGCTTTTGCCAATATTCTGCCGTCGGCTCAGGATTATTTAACCATTGATGGTAAAAAGAATCAGGGGCTAACTGCTGCATAATCTTAGGATTGGCAGGAATCGGATCGTGAAGCGGTAAATTACGAGCAGCAGCATAAAACTCTAGATAAGCCTCTTCATTGCCTTGGAGACGAGCAGTTTCCCCTGCCAGTTGAATAGCCCAAGCTAAATTAGCATATAAACAAAAAGCATTATTTTCATAAGCCCAATCTGTATAGAGATCGTAAGCTACCATTGCCGGAGCGATCGCCTTTAAAGCTCGATGTTGATGTACTGCTGCATATAATTGAGTCATGCCCTGATAGGAAAAGCCGTACATTCCAACTTCTCCAGTACTGTAGGGTAATTTAGACACCCAGTTAAGTGTGTCTAAACCATCTGCAACTTCGTGGGTAAATAAGTCAAACTTGCCCTCAGAGGTTCCTCTACCCCGCACATCTTGAATCACCACTATATAACCCTGAGCTGCATACCAACGGGGATGAGCATAAACTACCGTCGAGGCGATCGCTCGACCATAGGGTTGACGCATCAGTAAGATGGGCAACTTTTCTGCGGTATCGGGACGATAAATATCGGCATCTAATCTCACTCCGTCCCGAGTATGCATTGATGCTGTCTGCTGATTAATTTTTACCATCAGAGAATCAGAAATAACATCATTTCAGTGTTTGACTTAAACACATCTTAGGGGTTAGCCAATGGTTGATAGCTAATGGCTAATAGCTAATGGCTAATGGCTAATAGCCACTCAGCGATACTACTATTTCTTTTCTTTGTTTTCTACTTGAGTTTCAATACCTTGATTAAGCTGCCAGGCGATCGCATTTAATACCAAATCTCCATAACCAGAACAAGTTTCTTGATATTCCTCCTGGGCTGCTACCAGGGAACCTAGCTTTTCGATGGTTTTGCCGTATTTCTTATCCTTAGCCAAGTCCTTTTCTTCCGAGGTTAAAGGACGCGATCGCTCCAAAACAACTTTAATAATGGGTACATATTGAGCTGCTTGTTCCGAAGCATCTTGAACTTCTAATTGTAATTTGGTTAGTTGAATAATTTCTTGCGCCCCCTTGATAATGGGTAGCAGTTCCTGACTATCTGGCACGTTTTTGGAAGATTTAACTTGAGTACTATTTGAGGGTACATGAAAAATATGATCTTGAGTAAGACCATCGGGAAAACGATTGACATCAATCTCCTCTTTTTCCCACATCTCCTGCACAATCTCTAGAGCTTTAGCACGATTTTTCTTGGTATCTCCGGCTGTTCCTGGTACCTCGACTAATATTCCTTCTTGCTCTGCTGCTGGTTTAGAGAGATCGCTAACAGCAACAAAATGAGAAACTGCTGGGGTTTTGACCATTTCGAGAAAAATATTTAATTTGCAATATTTAATATTATTGTACTACTTGATCGTCTAAAGTTTTAAATCAAATAGCCATTAGCCATTAGCCATTAGCCATTAGCCATTAGCTATTAGCCATTAGCCATTAGCCATTAGCCATTAGCCATTAGCCATTAGCCATTAGCCATTAGCCAATAACCAAATTACCTGCGTTGCCACCACAGGACACCAGCGATAATTAATGCCAAAAGAGGCATAATACGTAAAGCCAACCAGCTGATCGCTCCTGCCTGAGCAGAACTAAGATTAATTCGACGATTTGCAGCTTCTTTGGGTCGAATAGAAAGAGTATCTTGATCTTCTCCAATGAGCCAACTAACTGAATTGAGAAGAATATCACCATTTAACTGTTGCTCAAACCAGCCATTGGTGGCAAAAGTAGAGCTGCCAAAAACGACCAAACGAGATTTTTGGGGTTGATTGCGGCTAAGGGCGATCGCAACATTCAAGGGACCAGATAGATCGGTTGCCGAATCAAAAGTAATTTCTTCACTAGCAAGGTTACTTTCTGCCCAAGTTTGTTTAGTTGTAATCGCTAAGGGAGTACTCTCTATGTCTGGGTTAGTGGTAGTAGTGAGAGGTCGAGATTCAGGAAATATGGAGATGCCATTGCGAAAACTGGTGGTAATGGGATGGTCGCCATAGTTGTTAACTATTGCCACTCCAGGACCAAACCCCATAAGACTTCCTGCACCAGAACCATCAATTATTAAGCGATTGTCGAGTTCTATTCCCCATTTTTGAAGTAAGGGAGTAATACCAATATCAGCGTTAGGAGACAACATGAGTAACAAATTGCCCCCAGCTTGCAGATATTGTTGCAGACTAGAAACTTCAGCCGCGAATAGCTTTCTAGTAGCACCAGCAATAATAATTAAATCTGCATTCTCAGGTATTGTGCCGCTACTAGCTAAGTTTAATTCTTGAACCGTATTGCCTTTATCTCTAAGAGTGTTTATAGCTTGAATCAAGCCACCTTCAACTGGTTCTAGTGGTGCTTCTCCGTGACCTTGAAGCAAGTAGATATTCGTAGTGCGATCACGCTTTATTTTCTCGATGCCGTTAGTTAATTGACTTTCAGTTATAGCTTCACCCAAAGCAGCATTATTGGTATTTAATCTTTGTTTCTTATCACCATATTGCAAATATATTTCCCCTAAGGATTCCACGCCAAACTGTTGAGCAATTCCTATATCTTGTTCAGGATTAATAAACTTGTAGGTAAATTTTTCACTTTGACGACGATAATTATTTAGTAAATTTTCCAGGTCAGAGTTATTGTTACGGTCAAATACCAATACTTCTAAAGGCTTGTCTAAGTTTTGCAAGATTGTCTGAGATTGGTCAGAAAGAGTAAATTGCTGATTTTCTGTTAAATCCCAGCGCATTCCGTAGCGAATTGCCAAAAAATTAATTGCTCCCAGCAACACTAAAACTATTAAAGTGCTGACCATAGCACTTGTCCCTGACTTAGTTGAGCGTTTTTGCCAGAATTTGTGTTTATTGCCCCACAACCATAAATCAATCACAAATAATCCTACTCCAAGGGCTAAAAGTGTTATGGGTATAGTTGACCAGTTAGCAGTAATATTACCGGTCACTATTCCTGCCACACAAAAAGCAATACCAAGAAAAAATAAGATTTTGGTCATTATCAATTGATTTTAGTAACTACAAATCAGCCTAGTAGACATAGGCGTAAAATACTATTAGTAAAAAGCATTAGAAAGCTTAAACATAATTATTAATTATTAACACCAGCATTATTGACGATTAAATCGAAATAAATTAATAGATTGAGCTGTTAAGAATAACCCCAAGAAAATATAGCTGAAAAATAGAACAAAATCGCTGGTCGAACTAACTCCTTGAACTAAATTGTTATAGCTCTTCAGTAAAGAAATATGCTCTAAGTTTTCACTTAACCAGCCACCTAAATTATTGGCAATCAAATCAATCATCCAGAGTAGTAGAATCGCCGTAAAAGTTAGAATTGCTGCCAGAATCGTACTATTGGTCAGAGATGAAATAAACATCCCCAGAGACAGTAATGATGCCGCAAACAAGACCAAGCCTAGATGAGCTAAGAGGGGAACAGCAGGGGGAAGAGGAGGAGCGGCAGCACTAAAAGCGATCGCCTCATAAACTAAAGAGGGCAAAATCATAAAGATGAATAAGATGATTACCGCTAACAATTTACCCAATGCCACAACCCAGTTAGTAATTGGAGAAGTTGCCAATAATTCCAGCGTTCTTTGTTTTCTTTCTTCAGCATAAAGTCCCATCGATAACATAGGGATAATAAACAATGATAAAGTTCCCAAAATAGCCAAATAAGAGTTAAGCAACTCAGAGGCAACATCAATTGAACCGATATCTGCCCCCATTTGTTCGCTCAAAGCTACCTGCTGAATGATGCCCTGTTCGCCGATTAATATTTCCACAAAAAACAAACCGGAAATTAACCAAAAAACTGCCGCCACAATGTAAGCCAAAGGTGAGGCAAAGTAATTTTGTAATTCTTTTTGGGCGATCGCGATAATATTGGAAAATATCATGTCTCAGTGATTGTTAATTATCAATTGCTAAAGGCTCTTCTGTAGTCAACTCCAAAAAGACATCTTCTAAACTAGGACGAGTACGACGTAATTCGTATAAATCTAATCCTTGTTGAACAATTACTGCTGCAATATCTTTTCCTACTTCAGTGTCAGAATCACAGCTAATATTGAGGAAATTATGCTCAGAATAAGCAGATAAAGAATTTTCTGACTCGTTTATCTCTGTTACTCCTGGAATTTCCCGCAGTAGAGGTAAGATAGACTCTAGATTTCCTGCTACTTCTATTTCATAACCAGCACTACTTTCTAACTGTGCCTGTAGATCGCTAGGAGTATTAGTTGTAACTACTTTACCGCGATTAATAATGGTAACGCGATCGCAAATCATACTAGCTTCCGGTAGAATATGCGTCGAAAGGATAATGGTATGGTCTCCTGCCAGACTTTTTATTAAATTCCTGACCTCAATAATTTGACGCGGATCTAGCCCTACTGTTGGTTCATCCAAAATAATGACCGGAGGTTCATGGACAATTGCTTGAGCAATACCGACTCGTTGTCGATAGCCTTTAGAGAGTTTCCGAATAGCAACATTTTCTTTTTCCTTTAGCTGACAACGTACCATGGCATTGTCAACTTTTCGGTGGCGATCGCCGGCTCTGATTCCCTTGATTTTAGCTACAAAATGCAAAAACCCTTTTACAGTCATACCCGTGTACAAAGGAGGAGTTTCAGGAAGATAACCAATACGACTACGCACCTGCATTGAATTTCGATGAACATCATAACCAGCAATTTTCGCTGTTCCTGAAGTAGCAGGGAGATATCCCGCCAAAATACGCATAGTGGTAGTTTTTCCAGCACCATTTGGTCCTAAAAAGCCAATTATCTCTCCTGCATCTACTGAAAAATGGACATCTTCAATGGCAACAGTCGAACCATAGACTTTACTCAAGTGTTCAACCTCTATCGTTGTCTGTTGGGACATAATTTCAGTAATCAGTAATCAAATAAAAGGTTTTATAAGTTTACGAGAGATAGCGAAGTCAATAGTAAAACGAGCGATCGCAAAACAAATAATGCTTTGTACAATTAAAACACCTAAAGATAATAACTCAGATAAAACTAAATTTCCTTCAACGAGAGCTAGTCCTCTGACTAGACCAAAAGCCATTACTGCACCATCGTTGAGGTGAGAGTTACGATCTTCTCGGATAATATAGCGATAGGTAACTCCAAATAAAAAACCGCTAATAGCACCAATCGCAAGCTGGAAAGCTAATTCCCAATTGACGATTACGGCTGCTGGGCTAAATTCGACAACCATGGTGATCGTAAACGTCTTAACTAAAATAATCACCAATTCTGCGATCGCAAACGCCCCTGCGCCAACTATTCCCGCTTTGACAGATTCTATTCTTTCCGTAACTAAACTAGGCACAATCTACACCAAAAAAGAGCACTTACGAAGTATGATAGGGTTTATAGTTGCCAAATTAAATACATATTTCAAAACGAAAATACTGATATGGATATTTTGACATTAGGCTGGGTTTCTATGCTAGCTTTATTTACATGGTCAATCGCAATGGTTGTCTGGGGTCGTAACGGATTCTAAATCGTGGAAACAAACGAATTACTCAACACTCTATTTCTCGTCGCGATAGGTGTACTTGGGCTACTCAGTTTGGGGATTTTTTATCTCTCCGTAGTTCAATGGCGCGATCGCCGTCGCCAGAGTCGCGATAAACGAGGTGGAGTTTAGCGGTGCAAAACTTTTCCGCACAGGAAAACGTACCGAAGTAAAAAGCTCAACAAAAAGCAATACCTGCCAACTATAGGGATGTTCAACTTAGCATCCCTATAATTTTTGTCGATTCTTATTTGAGATCTAGAAATAGTATTGATATTTTTCTTTTCTGCCGAATTTTGGAGATTATCTTACATTAAAGGTACACCGAGCTTTCCATTTGGAGGTACAGAGATGTTTTTTCCTTGGCACAAATTTTGTTTTAATCCCGAGTCTAATTCTGCTGCAACTTGGAGACAAAGTAGACTCAATTTTCTTAAATCCATGCGCAACGAACTAGAGACACGATTAGCGGCGGTTAACGCCGCGATCGACACAATGGAACGGCAAAATAGACAAGAAGAAAGTTAAACTCGCTGCGCTCAAATAAGCTTATAGCTTTTAACTAGATTGGCATAGAGGTGGCGTCAAATCACCTCTATTTTTTTACTTTATAGACGTGAAGGAGTTAAAACCAGGCTGGTGGCTATAAGCTGACAACTAGTTAAAAGTTAGAGAAAATTATTCCAGGTGATCCTGATATCTAGATTGATATATGGCGATCGCCTTTCTTGTAATCAAAGTTAGATGGAAAACCATCAAAATTGACTAAGTAGTATATTCAGCGTTGATTTCTACATATTTATAAGTCAAGTCACAACCCCAAGCAGTGCTTTGACCAGAACCTACGCCAATATCGACAGCAATAAGTACTGTATCTGTTTTTAAATACTCTCCAGCAGCAGCTTGCTTTAGATAATTGCTTGCTGCATCGCGATCAAAGTCCTGTGGTTGTCCATTTTTCAAGAGTAGGATGTCTCCTAACTTGATATTCAATTGATCCTGATGAAATTTAACTCCTGCCCTACCTGCTGCTGCAGCAATTCGACCCCAGTTAGGATCGCGTCCAAAGATAGCAGATTTAACTAATGATGAACCGACAATGGTTTTAGCTACCTGAGAAGCTTCTTGATCGTTAGAGGCTCCAGATACTCGTACCTCAATTAAACAAGTTGCACCTTCTCCATCACGAGCGATCGCTTTAGCTAAATACTGACAGACTGCTATTAACATATTTTCTAACTTTTGGGCATTTTGACTCTGAGCAGTTATAGCAGGAGTACGAGACTGTCCATTAGTCAGTGCAATTACACAATCATTGGTACTAGTATCGCCATCAACAGTAATCTGATTAAAACTTTTATCTACTGCCCGTTTAAGCATCTCATGCCAAAGATTAGTAGATACAGCAGCGTCGCAGGTAATAAAGCCCAACATCGTTGCCATATTAGGAGCAATCATCCCCGAGCCTTTGGCAATCCCTCCAATTCTAACAGGGCGATCGTCGATGGTAGTTTCGAGGGCAATTTCTTTAGGCACTAAATCAGTAGTGATAATGGCTTGGGCAGCATCTGCCCCCCCGTCATTGGTAGCTGCCTTGACAACCTGAGGAATCCCTTTACGCAACGCACCCATTTTAATCCTTTGTCCGATTACCCCAGTAGAAGCAAGAAGAACATCATCGGGAGCAATATTTAATTCTTGACCTAATAATTTGGCACTTTCTTGGGCATCTTCCCAACCTGGTTCTCCTGTTGCTGCGTTAGCCTGCCCTGCATTACACAAAATAGCTCTGGCACTGGCTTTAGCTTGAAGGCGTTGACGACAATAGTCAACACAAGCTGCACGTACTTGAGAAGTTGTAAATACCCCTGCGGCGATCGCATCTGTTTCCGATAAAATCAACGCTAAGTCTTTTGCTCCAGAAGATTTTAAACCTACAGCAATGCCTGCTGCCCTAAATCCTTTGGGCGCAGTTACTCCGCCACTAACTACTTGCCAGTCTGCCATGTGTACAAAATTCTTGAAGATTTGCTATAAAGCTGATTATAGCAATACAAATAACCGGCGACTCTTGTAACTTAGTTCGACTCTAAAATTTATCTAATGTGAAAGTTTTTTAACTTGCTATCTGGAAAAAGAATTGTAGACCTATCATCAAATCAGAAAAACCCTAGCTAATTTAGGCGTTGCTGAATCGAGGTTAATTTATCTCTTTGCAAAAAGCTTAGACCTACGAAAAAATACTTTTGAGTTTCATACCTTAGATCAGCAACGCCCTAATTTATTGCTCCTATATATGCAATTCCTATTATGCTTGTTTTCCATTCCTCTGGACTTACTTTAGGTTTTCTTTTACGTACATCTAATTCGTAATTCTCAACGTTTTTCTGACAAACAGAAATAGATAGTTCAGTTAATTCGTTGCAGCTAATATTTTTTTGATACGGTAAACTTATCAAATTAATATTACTCATTCCCTCTTCTTCAACCCAAGCGGAAAAGGAACTGGTAACTAACTCTTGCTCTTTCAACTTAATTTTGAATAGTCCATCATACCAATCTGATTTAAGCATTATACCTAATAATCTGCCTTTAAACTGAAAATTCAAAGAAGCGTCAGCCTTGATAGTATATATTTCCTCTTCAAAAAGACTATTTTTAAAGGTTGATTTTTTGATATTGTTTTGATTCAATTGAGAATCAAAATCGCTAGAAAATTTCAAATTTTGTAGATGTCCGGCGTACATTCTATAGTATTTATTGATTTGTTGGAATTTGGGGATTAACCAATTATTTGCCATCATTTGCTTAGCAATTAATTTTCCAATTATTTTGGTTCCTTTGGGACGCGCATAATGGAATGAATCGTCTTTTTTATAGAGACTTTTGACAAATTTAATACCTTTGGTTTCTAGCAAAATCTCAGTAATGTTGATTACAGGGATATCGTACCGTCGAGCTATACTTTCATAAGTAGCAGATATTTGACAGCAATTATTGTAATATATGGGAAGGTTCGTTCCGAATATAAGTATAATGATTACGCAGTTAGGATTCATAGACTTTGACTGTCTAATCAACCCTTCTAATGCCATCCCAGCTTTTCTTACCGAATATTTTCCAGCAATAACTGCAGAGCGATCGTTGACACAGTATTCAAAGAAAATAATGTCGTAGTTTTTCGCAATGTTATATCTATAATTTTGAATTACTCCACAGAGACTAGTTACTCCACCAAGGGAAAAGTTTGAAAATTCTACATTTTCACCTGTTTCCCCGGCAATATATTTTTGCAAATACTTAGTATAACCAGATCGCATTACCGAATTACTACCACCAACAATTGCTATTTTTAGATGTTTTTGAGAGTTTATCGATAGTGTTTTCTCTTCAAAATCAATCATCTTTTCTAAGTTTGAAATTTTATTAAGTTGCAAACTGTTTATTGGAATGCTGACAGCATAGTTGTAGTCATGTTTTTGAAGTAAACCGCTTTGGATGATTTTTCAGTAAACAACACTCTGGACAGTTTTTTGACGACAAAGAAAACTAAAAGTTCGATAGACTTCAAATTAATTTAATCTATGACGGAAAATCTAGGTATTCAAGCTCTAGATAAAAAAGTGTAGGAACCAGAACCATCAAGTCAATCGTAATTCTTAATCAACTTAAACAAATTACTTGAAGTTTTAACTGTTTGCTTGTACCAGTTTGGCTGATACATTTTCATAAGAAGTTACTTCTGTGGTTGTTTTTTCTTTAATAAAGTTACCCAAATTAGCAAAGATTTGTGTCATTTGATTAGGATCTAATTTTATTGCCTGCTGATAAACCTTAGATGCATCATCAAAATCTCCTTTTTGTAACTGAATATTTCCTAGAACACAATAAAAATTGGGATTTTTTGGATTTAGCTTAATAGCTTTTTGGCAGGCAGTGATTGCTTCACGAAAATTATTTTGCCTTAAATGAGCATTCGCCAGAAGATAATAAAAATAAGCTTTGTTAGGATGTATTTCAATTGCCTTTTTGTAGTTAGAAATCGCTAAATTCAAATTGTTCCTTTTATCAAAAATATTTCCTAGGCATTGATAGTAGTAAGCTTTAGTTGGATCAATTACTACAGCTTGTTGATAAGCTTGTTCGGCAGCATCAAAATTATTTTGCTTCACAAAAGTGTCGCCAAGTGAGCAATAAAAATCTGCATTTTCAGGATTTAATGCTACCGCTTGTTTATAAGCAAGTATTGCTCCAGTAAAATCCTCTTTTTTACTTAAAACATCACCCAGTAATTTATAGAAGTATTCCCAATTAGGACTTAGCTCAATAGCT
This genomic window contains:
- a CDS encoding ABC transporter ATP-binding protein, with amino-acid sequence MSQQTTIEVEHLSKVYGSTVAIEDVHFSVDAGEIIGFLGPNGAGKTTTMRILAGYLPATSGTAKIAGYDVHRNSMQVRSRIGYLPETPPLYTGMTVKGFLHFVAKIKGIRAGDRHRKVDNAMVRCQLKEKENVAIRKLSKGYRQRVGIAQAIVHEPPVIILDEPTVGLDPRQIIEVRNLIKSLAGDHTIILSTHILPEASMICDRVTIINRGKVVTTNTPSDLQAQLESSAGYEIEVAGNLESILPLLREIPGVTEINESENSLSAYSEHNFLNISCDSDTEVGKDIAAVIVQQGLDLYELRRTRPSLEDVFLELTTEEPLAIDN
- a CDS encoding Gldg family protein, whose product is MTKILFFLGIAFCVAGIVTGNITANWSTIPITLLALGVGLFVIDLWLWGNKHKFWQKRSTKSGTSAMVSTLIVLVLLGAINFLAIRYGMRWDLTENQQFTLSDQSQTILQNLDKPLEVLVFDRNNNSDLENLLNNYRRQSEKFTYKFINPEQDIGIAQQFGVESLGEIYLQYGDKKQRLNTNNAALGEAITESQLTNGIEKIKRDRTTNIYLLQGHGEAPLEPVEGGLIQAINTLRDKGNTVQELNLASSGTIPENADLIIIAGATRKLFAAEVSSLQQYLQAGGNLLLMLSPNADIGITPLLQKWGIELDNRLIIDGSGAGSLMGFGPGVAIVNNYGDHPITTSFRNGISIFPESRPLTTTTNPDIESTPLAITTKQTWAESNLASEEITFDSATDLSGPLNVAIALSRNQPQKSRLVVFGSSTFATNGWFEQQLNGDILLNSVSWLIGEDQDTLSIRPKEAANRRINLSSAQAGAISWLALRIMPLLALIIAGVLWWQRR
- a CDS encoding WD40 repeat domain-containing protein, translated to MEIVRAIEFDIEQDTHNQIWNVDTGECIRVLSGHDYKTRAIALTPDKQTLTNGSMDGTIRQWDLATR
- the petN gene encoding cytochrome b6-f complex subunit PetN, whose protein sequence is MDILTLGWVSMLALFTWSIAMVVWGRNGF
- a CDS encoding CocE/NonD family hydrolase, with the protein product MVKINQQTASMHTRDGVRLDADIYRPDTAEKLPILLMRQPYGRAIASTVVYAHPRWYAAQGYIVVIQDVRGRGTSEGKFDLFTHEVADGLDTLNWVSKLPYSTGEVGMYGFSYQGMTQLYAAVHQHRALKAIAPAMVAYDLYTDWAYENNAFCLYANLAWAIQLAGETARLQGNEEAYLEFYAAARNLPLHDPIPANPKIMQQLAPDSFYHQWLNNPEPTAEYWQKRSPKYLLQDIDIPMLHVGGWFDPYLRGTLNLYRAMAARSKQAQHLVVGPWAHLPWGRKLGAIDYGLEAQNPIDEIQLRWFDHFLKGKDTGVLSESPICLFEMGSNQWREFERFPDCSTTYYLASDGLASIREDSGMLLEYEAEKEKEETESISTKNLLETDLSQQVAEFANNCDILVHDPWRPVPALGGHANYPGGSFDRSTLDYRSDILTYTSASLDSALQITGAITVEVYCTADRPSFDLCAVLSEVHPDGKVFNFTQGYSRFFVPERSGIENSPTLVKIPLQATCMCISKGNSLRLSLSAACFPAYPVNSGNGKLPSESRLIEMQIITLSIYSGADYPSNIQLAVT
- the argJ gene encoding bifunctional ornithine acetyltransferase/N-acetylglutamate synthase, producing the protein MADWQVVSGGVTAPKGFRAAGIAVGLKSSGAKDLALILSETDAIAAGVFTTSQVRAACVDYCRQRLQAKASARAILCNAGQANAATGEPGWEDAQESAKLLGQELNIAPDDVLLASTGVIGQRIKMGALRKGIPQVVKAATNDGGADAAQAIITTDLVPKEIALETTIDDRPVRIGGIAKGSGMIAPNMATMLGFITCDAAVSTNLWHEMLKRAVDKSFNQITVDGDTSTNDCVIALTNGQSRTPAITAQSQNAQKLENMLIAVCQYLAKAIARDGEGATCLIEVRVSGASNDQEASQVAKTIVGSSLVKSAIFGRDPNWGRIAAAAGRAGVKFHQDQLNIKLGDILLLKNGQPQDFDRDAASNYLKQAAAGEYLKTDTVLIAVDIGVGSGQSTAWGCDLTYKYVEINAEYTT
- a CDS encoding ABC transporter permease, with the protein product MIFSNIIAIAQKELQNYFASPLAYIVAAVFWLISGLFFVEILIGEQGIIQQVALSEQMGADIGSIDVASELLNSYLAILGTLSLFIIPMLSMGLYAEERKQRTLELLATSPITNWVVALGKLLAVIILFIFMILPSLVYEAIAFSAAAPPLPPAVPLLAHLGLVLFAASLLSLGMFISSLTNSTILAAILTFTAILLLWMIDLIANNLGGWLSENLEHISLLKSYNNLVQGVSSTSDFVLFFSYIFLGLFLTAQSINLFRFNRQ